The sequence below is a genomic window from Serratia nevei.
TCTCTATATCAGTATTTATAGGATGTCTGGCGGCATGAGTGTAGCCCGTTTCGATCTCGGATCCCAGACATCGCTCAGCGATCGCTAAGTATAACCGTTTATGCGCCGATAAAGGCGCATATTGGTGGCTTATGGCGTGACGACGATCGCGACGCGGCGGTTTTCCGCGCGGCCGCTGGAGGTGCGGTTATCGGCAACGGGATCGCGCTTGCCCATGCCGCGGGTTTCGATATTGGCGCGCGGAATGCCGACGCTGGCCAGCAGATCGGCCACCGCATCGGCGCGGCGCAGGGAGAGCTGATCGTTATAGCTGTCTTCACCGTAGTTGTCGGTATGGCCGTCCAGGCGGAACTTGGTGATGCCGACGCTCAGCAGCGCACGGCCCATCTTCTGCACCGTCTCGGTGCTTTCCGGGTTCAGCTTGCCGATGTTGTTGCCGAACAGCACCTTATCCGACAGGCCAAACTCC
It includes:
- a CDS encoding OmpA family protein — translated: MIQQLFKGRFSLLTMVFVALLALAGCQSKPQGLTPEQIALLQSQGFKLTDNGWEFGLSDKVLFGNNIGKLNPESTETVQKMGRALLSVGITKFRLDGHTDNYGEDSYNDQLSLRRADAVADLLASVGIPRANIETRGMGKRDPVADNRTSSGRAENRRVAIVVTP